A genomic region of Enterococcus sp. 12C11_DIV0727 contains the following coding sequences:
- the ndk gene encoding nucleoside-diphosphate kinase, with protein sequence MEQTLVIIKPDGVSRKLVGEILQRFEKKQLKLSQLKVAKMSRKLAEEHYAHVKKFDFFEDMMTYMTSSEVVYLVLEGTSVIKTVRKMIGATNCLEAEPGTIRGDYGANSYENIIHASDSPEAAAVEIKRFFTE encoded by the coding sequence ATGGAACAAACACTTGTTATTATCAAGCCTGATGGCGTTTCGCGTAAATTAGTTGGAGAAATTCTTCAGCGATTTGAGAAAAAACAACTGAAGCTTAGTCAGTTAAAAGTTGCTAAGATGTCTCGTAAATTAGCAGAAGAACATTATGCACATGTTAAAAAATTTGATTTCTTTGAAGATATGATGACCTACATGACTTCATCAGAAGTAGTTTATCTTGTTTTAGAAGGAACAAGCGTCATCAAAACAGTCCGGAAAATGATTGGGGCAACCAATTGCTTAGAAGCAGAACCCGGTACGATTCGAGGCGATTACGGCGCTAATAGTTATGAAAATATTATCCATGCGTCAGATTCACCAGAAGCAGCAGCGGTTGAAATTAAACGATTTTTTACGGAATAA
- a CDS encoding YitT family protein, whose translation MKFTKQQIQDTLYVTIGSLILAISINSVLLPNKIVAGGANGISVVINYLFGLNPAIVLYAINLPLLVLCFLLLGKEVGIKTIYGSLIYPFFVGITTHLPVLTHNIFLATIFGGILTGIGLGLEFRGNASTGGTAIISQIVNKYFKISLGVSILFVDGIVILSALFVFNTDTVLFSLICLYLIGRVVDMVQVGFVRSKNVMIISPKYAEIKEKILVEMDKGLTMIPIEGGYQKNPSMLMMTVVSEKDFSRIKESVLAIDEEAFVVSMNASEVFGRGFSLKKIAEDYGIETNNL comes from the coding sequence ATGAAATTTACAAAACAACAAATTCAAGATACGTTATATGTGACGATTGGTTCACTTATTTTAGCAATCTCAATCAATTCAGTGTTATTACCGAATAAAATCGTCGCAGGCGGTGCCAACGGAATTAGTGTTGTAATCAACTATCTTTTTGGTCTTAATCCAGCCATCGTTTTATATGCGATCAATTTGCCATTATTAGTTCTTTGCTTTTTATTACTTGGAAAAGAGGTTGGGATCAAAACGATTTACGGTAGTTTGATTTACCCTTTCTTTGTCGGAATCACAACTCATTTACCGGTATTGACTCATAATATCTTTCTAGCGACGATTTTTGGCGGTATCTTGACTGGTATCGGTTTAGGTTTAGAATTTCGTGGAAATGCCTCAACTGGGGGAACTGCAATCATTTCACAAATCGTTAATAAGTATTTTAAAATTTCATTAGGTGTTTCGATTTTGTTTGTTGATGGCATCGTGATTTTATCTGCACTATTTGTTTTTAATACAGATACCGTCCTATTTTCTCTGATTTGCTTATACCTTATTGGACGTGTGGTAGATATGGTACAAGTTGGTTTTGTTCGTTCGAAAAATGTGATGATCATCTCACCAAAATACGCGGAAATCAAAGAGAAAATTTTGGTCGAGATGGACAAGGGCTTAACAATGATCCCTATCGAAGGTGGGTACCAAAAAAATCCGAGTATGTTAATGATGACTGTCGTGAGTGAAAAAGATTTCTCTAGAATTAAAGAAAGTGTCTTAGCTATTGACGAAGAAGCCTTTGTGGTGTCGATGAATGCCAGTGAAGTTTTTGGTCGCGGGTTTAGCTTGAAGAAAATAGCTGAAGATTACGGGATTGAAACAAATAATTTGTAA
- the ftsY gene encoding signal recognition particle-docking protein FtsY — translation MGFFDKIKKAFMNEKETPPAEIKTEKEVIESIQEEVIPEEQQITAEILEQVQPDSLETTEEPEKAIEPEIDPLITIDPATQAEELVDPEIIEEQKEELVVQEKYEKGLEKTRKTFGERLNELFANFRSVDEDFFEELEETLIGADVGFDTAIKITESLRQEVKLRNVKKPAAVQNTIIEKMVDLYEAEGIEENNALNIQSNGLTVMLFVGVNGVGKTTSIGKLAHEFKRDGKKVLLAAADTFRAGAIDQLVVWGERAGVEVVRGNAGGDPAAVVFDAVERAKVENADILLVDTAGRLQNKVNLMNELEKIKRVIQRELPDAPHEVLLVVDATTGQNAMSQAKQFKETTDVTGLVLTKLDGTAKGGIVLAIRNELHLPVKLVGLGEGIDDLEPFDANDFAIGLFKGLLKIED, via the coding sequence ATGGGATTTTTCGATAAAATAAAAAAAGCGTTTATGAACGAAAAAGAAACACCGCCTGCTGAAATCAAAACAGAGAAAGAGGTTATTGAATCCATTCAAGAAGAAGTGATTCCGGAAGAACAACAAATAACAGCTGAAATCTTGGAGCAAGTACAACCAGATTCTCTTGAAACAACAGAAGAACCTGAAAAAGCAATAGAACCTGAAATCGATCCTCTGATTACTATTGATCCAGCTACCCAAGCTGAAGAACTAGTTGATCCTGAAATCATTGAGGAACAAAAAGAAGAGCTCGTTGTTCAAGAAAAATATGAAAAAGGATTAGAAAAAACACGTAAAACGTTCGGTGAACGTCTGAATGAATTGTTCGCCAATTTCCGTTCAGTAGATGAAGACTTTTTCGAAGAATTAGAAGAAACCTTGATTGGTGCGGATGTAGGCTTTGATACAGCCATAAAAATTACTGAATCTTTACGTCAAGAAGTCAAACTACGTAACGTGAAAAAGCCAGCAGCAGTTCAAAATACAATTATTGAAAAAATGGTTGATTTATACGAAGCAGAAGGCATTGAAGAAAATAACGCGCTGAATATTCAATCAAACGGATTAACTGTCATGCTATTTGTTGGTGTAAATGGTGTTGGAAAAACAACTAGCATCGGAAAATTAGCACATGAGTTTAAACGAGATGGCAAAAAGGTCTTGCTAGCTGCTGCAGATACGTTTAGGGCAGGAGCGATCGATCAATTAGTTGTTTGGGGCGAACGTGCAGGTGTTGAGGTTGTTCGAGGCAATGCAGGAGGAGATCCAGCAGCTGTTGTTTTTGATGCAGTAGAACGTGCTAAAGTTGAAAACGCAGATATTTTGTTGGTAGACACAGCTGGCCGTTTACAAAATAAGGTTAATTTGATGAATGAGTTGGAAAAGATTAAACGTGTAATCCAACGCGAATTACCAGATGCACCGCATGAAGTATTACTTGTAGTGGATGCAACAACAGGCCAAAATGCTATGTCACAAGCCAAACAATTTAAAGAAACGACCGATGTCACGGGCTTAGTTTTAACGAAATTAGATGGTACAGCAAAAGGTGGGATCGTTTTGGCGATCCGTAATGAGCTGCATTTACCAGTAAAATTAGTTGGACTAGGTGAGGGAATTGATGATTTAGAACCATTCGATGCGAATGATTTTGCGATTGGTTTGTTTAAAGGATTATTAAAGATTGAAGATTAG
- a CDS encoding MFS transporter has protein sequence MNKNKAFNKLIIGQMIANIGDTIYTIAMVSSVFTLTNSALAASIVPVIITGSMVLSGLLTPLIVVRVSLSKILQISQLCKTLILAGLAVYLQVAIEHLDLTILYVFIAGIAFLDGCAEPVSTALIPYYVEEYYLIRANSIFSTMLQVVSIGSWTIGSSLLIIFSVTNLVWLDVGLFLLSAIILWLLPQVAKGAESERNEWGNFIMGWQGIRKRSLVRVVVGMDILETIANAAWVSAIVLVYVKEVLHVSESWWGYINATYFIGAMLGSIIVMRHSDWINQHKSKAVIVGSLFGAMVTFLVAPGWNPVFILICSVFVGIFSQIKNIPQATAIQQTIPKDMLAPIYAAMNVLYTGTFALSSVSMGLISESFGVRTVFGVSGTLLFIVAMIAKKKRTLFDE, from the coding sequence ATGAATAAAAATAAAGCATTCAATAAACTTATTATAGGTCAGATGATTGCCAATATTGGAGATACTATTTATACGATTGCGATGGTTAGCTCTGTATTTACATTAACGAACTCGGCATTAGCAGCTTCTATTGTACCGGTTATCATCACAGGAAGTATGGTTTTATCAGGATTGTTAACACCATTGATTGTTGTAAGAGTATCACTGTCAAAAATTTTACAGATAAGCCAGTTGTGTAAGACATTGATTTTAGCGGGATTAGCGGTTTATTTGCAAGTGGCTATCGAGCATCTTGACTTAACTATTTTGTATGTATTTATCGCAGGGATTGCTTTTTTAGACGGATGTGCTGAACCAGTTAGCACAGCTTTAATTCCTTATTATGTGGAGGAGTATTACTTGATTCGTGCAAATAGTATATTTAGCACGATGCTGCAAGTCGTTAGTATAGGTAGTTGGACGATTGGTTCATCATTGTTGATTATTTTTTCTGTGACGAATCTTGTGTGGTTGGATGTAGGGTTATTTTTGCTGTCAGCTATTATTTTATGGCTGTTGCCACAAGTTGCTAAAGGCGCGGAATCAGAGAGAAATGAATGGGGAAATTTTATTATGGGTTGGCAAGGGATTCGCAAGCGTTCTCTGGTTCGGGTTGTTGTCGGAATGGATATTCTTGAAACCATTGCGAATGCAGCTTGGGTTTCAGCGATTGTTTTGGTTTATGTGAAAGAAGTGTTACATGTCTCTGAAAGTTGGTGGGGGTATATAAATGCTACTTATTTTATTGGTGCGATGCTTGGAAGTATTATTGTTATGCGGCATTCAGATTGGATCAATCAACATAAATCGAAAGCTGTGATCGTGGGCTCGTTGTTCGGCGCTATGGTAACCTTTTTAGTGGCTCCAGGATGGAATCCTGTTTTTATTTTGATTTGTTCGGTCTTTGTGGGGATCTTTTCTCAAATCAAAAATATTCCTCAAGCAACGGCTATACAACAAACGATCCCAAAAGACATGCTTGCTCCGATTTATGCTGCAATGAATGTACTTTATACAGGTACATTTGCATTGTCTTCGGTATCGATGGGATTGATTTCAGAGTCCTTTGGTGTGCGAACAGTATTTGGGGTATCGGGAACATTGTTGTTTATAGTAGCAATGATAGCGAAGAAAAAAAGGACATTATTCGATGAGTAA
- the rnc gene encoding ribonuclease III has translation MDNQLTTELKERYGIVFHDVNLLEQAFTHSSYVNEHRYLKLSDNERLEFLGDAVLELLVSQYLYKQFPELPEGKLTKMRAAIVREDSLSKFAKECHFDQYILLGKGEENSGGRTRPALLCDLFEAFLGALFLDQKVDAVKKFIAEVIFPKIDAGAFSHEMDHKTHLQEVLQRQGDVNIDYRLVNEEGPAHDRIFFVEVYVNEKMIGTGQGKSKKLAEQDAAERALKQNPE, from the coding sequence ATGGACAATCAGCTAACTACAGAATTAAAAGAACGTTACGGCATTGTTTTCCATGATGTCAACCTATTAGAACAGGCTTTTACCCATTCATCCTATGTGAATGAGCATCGATACTTAAAACTATCTGACAATGAACGATTAGAATTTTTAGGAGATGCCGTTTTAGAATTATTGGTTTCTCAATATTTGTATAAACAATTTCCAGAGCTGCCAGAAGGCAAACTAACAAAAATGCGGGCGGCGATCGTTCGTGAAGATAGTTTATCCAAATTTGCGAAAGAATGTCATTTCGATCAATATATTCTTCTTGGCAAAGGCGAAGAAAATTCAGGTGGACGCACACGTCCAGCACTACTTTGTGATTTATTTGAAGCATTTTTAGGTGCTTTGTTCTTAGATCAAAAAGTCGATGCCGTCAAGAAATTCATTGCAGAAGTCATTTTTCCGAAAATCGATGCCGGTGCTTTTTCACATGAGATGGATCATAAAACCCATTTACAAGAAGTATTACAACGACAAGGAGACGTCAACATCGACTACCGTTTAGTCAATGAAGAAGGCCCAGCTCATGACCGAATCTTTTTTGTTGAGGTTTATGTCAACGAAAAAATGATCGGTACAGGTCAGGGGAAATCGAAGAAATTAGCAGAACAGGATGCCGCTGAACGAGCGCTGAAACAAAATCCTGAGTAA
- a CDS encoding ASCH domain-containing protein — protein sequence MNQKVVKFGGKENEQDYLAQPVDEGIKVATSSLVYLQELRLNESSQVGDRWLIQDSQGKQMCEVEAEAVKINTFASITNDFAVKEGDQSFNNWHDIHWTYYSTLLSKYGKKLTDTTQLECVYFKKLG from the coding sequence ATGAATCAGAAAGTAGTTAAATTTGGCGGAAAGGAAAATGAGCAGGACTATCTTGCACAGCCAGTAGATGAAGGGATAAAAGTTGCAACCTCTTCATTAGTCTATTTACAAGAACTTAGATTAAACGAATCGTCCCAGGTTGGAGATCGATGGCTTATTCAAGATAGTCAAGGCAAACAAATGTGTGAAGTCGAGGCTGAAGCGGTAAAAATCAATACGTTTGCTTCGATTACAAATGACTTTGCTGTCAAAGAGGGCGATCAAAGTTTCAATAATTGGCATGATATCCATTGGACCTACTACTCAACACTTTTATCAAAGTATGGGAAAAAGCTTACAGACACCACTCAGTTAGAATGTGTATATTTTAAGAAGCTTGGCTAA
- a CDS encoding Cof-type HAD-IIB family hydrolase, whose amino-acid sequence MIKLVAIDLDGTLLDSNKQISTRNKAALAQAKAQGVKIVICTGRPLAAIELYLETLGLRDNGDYSITFNGGLVQKNDTGEIIEKALMPLEDVHDLYQLATSLNVPLDILSDGLVMQLPASQEHISLYSQLNNLLTFESYELAQLTAGQIFNKAVVAIDETYLDEQIQKIPAPFYERYEIIKTRSNLLEFMPKGITKAYGISLLARDLGIKQEEIMTIGDEENDLPMIEYAGLGVAMENAVAKVKDMADVITDTNDNDGVAQAVEKFVLEPLKGGN is encoded by the coding sequence TTGATTAAATTAGTCGCTATCGATTTAGATGGTACACTTTTAGATAGTAACAAGCAGATCTCTACAAGAAATAAAGCGGCTTTAGCGCAAGCAAAAGCACAAGGCGTTAAAATTGTTATTTGTACAGGTCGACCGTTGGCTGCAATTGAACTATATTTAGAAACATTAGGGCTACGTGATAATGGTGATTACAGTATTACCTTTAATGGTGGCTTAGTTCAAAAAAATGATACTGGTGAAATCATCGAAAAAGCACTGATGCCATTAGAAGATGTGCATGACTTATATCAATTAGCTACCTCATTGAATGTACCGTTGGATATTTTATCTGATGGACTTGTGATGCAACTACCTGCTTCACAAGAGCACATTTCTTTGTACAGCCAATTAAATAATCTGTTGACGTTTGAATCCTATGAATTAGCTCAACTTACAGCAGGTCAGATTTTTAACAAAGCAGTCGTGGCAATCGATGAAACATATTTAGATGAACAAATTCAAAAAATACCTGCACCATTTTACGAACGCTATGAAATCATCAAAACGAGAAGTAATCTACTAGAATTTATGCCAAAAGGAATTACCAAAGCCTATGGTATTTCGCTATTAGCTAGAGATTTAGGAATCAAACAAGAAGAGATCATGACAATCGGTGATGAGGAAAATGACTTACCGATGATCGAATATGCAGGACTTGGTGTGGCAATGGAAAATGCTGTCGCGAAAGTTAAAGACATGGCAGACGTGATCACAGATACCAATGATAATGATGGTGTGGCACAAGCTGTAGAGAAATTTGTATTAGAACCATTGAAAGGAGGGAATTAA
- the smc gene encoding chromosome segregation protein SMC encodes MYLKRIEIAGFKSFADRTVIEFENGVTAVVGPNGSGKSNITEAIRWVLGEQSAKSLRGGKMPDIIFAGSEGRKALNIAEVTVVLDNSDHFLPLDFTEISVTRRYRRTGESDFYINKQACRLKDIHDLFMDSGLGKESFSIISQGKVEAIFNSKPEDRRGIFEEAAGVLKYKQRKKKAEQKLFETEDNLSRVQDIIYELEDQLTPLAAQSEAAKEFLKLKESLTEIDVSLTVTEIETAKEVWEIKAAELITIEEKLQIASKKIHDSEDELFQLRGKRNKLDEQIEIEQQQLLQITEALKQTEGQKNVLVERSKHTMQTTSEYQQSLAENAEKITRYREEVQDLQAKVTEKKAQRESLVEAIKASELEVEKYSKSSKELLEELRSQYVEVMQEQANTTNDLKYLERQYQQETAKNQQSIQKHEALEEQMADALTEKEQLETSLATSEQSLMDQREQYTQLKQQLDQQQGQLAVKQKQMYQAMNQVQQAKARQKSLQEIQENYSGFYQGVRAVLKHKEQLTGIVGAVAELIDVPKEYTLAIETALGGAAQHVVVETEKDGRAGITFLKQQHSGRATFLPLTTIKPRNVSSAVRDRVRTISGFLGVASELVHFSDDVSNVIQNLLGVTLLAESLESANQLAKAVNYQYRVVSLDGDVMNSGGSMTGGANKRGNQGSLFSQTQELQTLTEQMERVEKQLTLNEKEVQKLTDEVKELNEKLEQLRSTGETSRLKQQELQNKLANQEENITRLTKEQRLFEFEARELHQFLTEYQTRKEELTQKQQELNETKDRLDREMKQVDQEASQMETLRAEAFERFNQVQADQAVAVEQLAHLTEQAAEKQSQLDEFLARETALRQQLQQLNDNSTDHQVTEESLAVQLEQLAEKKAQLQTSIQEAKNARQQLQEQVDQIDTGLAEENKQQQHLLTEQTKIEVEKNRAEIKLDNSLQYLQEEYSLTFERANEDYELTIDKEQAKIEVKRLKRDIERLGPVNLNAIEQYEQVNERHEFLVSQRDDLLDAKEQLFETMGEMDEEVKTRFSEVFEAIRAQFKVVFPNMFGGGRAELILTNPEDLLNTGVEIEAQPPGKKLQNLSLLSGGERALTAIALLFSIIRVRPVPFCVLDEVEAALDDANVSRFGHYLSEFEDDTQFIVVTHRKGTMEAADVLYGVTMQESGVSKIVSVRLEEVKEGGAIVAES; translated from the coding sequence GTGTATTTAAAACGAATTGAGATCGCAGGATTTAAATCCTTTGCGGATCGAACCGTTATAGAGTTTGAAAATGGTGTTACGGCTGTCGTTGGACCTAACGGCAGCGGAAAAAGTAATATCACCGAAGCGATTCGCTGGGTCTTAGGCGAGCAATCTGCTAAAAGTCTTCGTGGTGGTAAGATGCCGGATATTATTTTTGCGGGTTCAGAAGGACGGAAAGCCCTGAATATTGCTGAAGTAACGGTTGTCTTGGATAATAGTGATCATTTCTTACCATTAGACTTTACTGAAATTAGTGTGACACGTCGTTATCGTCGAACAGGCGAAAGTGATTTTTATATCAATAAACAGGCGTGCCGCTTAAAAGACATTCATGATTTATTTATGGATTCTGGGTTGGGCAAAGAATCATTTTCCATTATTTCTCAAGGGAAAGTCGAAGCTATTTTTAATAGTAAACCAGAAGATCGTCGTGGTATTTTTGAAGAAGCGGCCGGTGTCTTGAAGTACAAACAACGCAAGAAAAAAGCAGAACAAAAACTATTTGAAACAGAAGATAATTTAAGTCGTGTGCAGGATATCATCTATGAATTAGAAGATCAATTGACTCCTTTAGCTGCACAAAGTGAAGCAGCCAAGGAGTTTTTGAAACTTAAAGAAAGTTTGACGGAGATTGACGTTAGTTTGACTGTAACAGAAATCGAAACAGCCAAAGAAGTTTGGGAAATCAAAGCAGCTGAACTGATTACGATCGAAGAAAAATTACAGATAGCCAGCAAAAAAATCCATGATTCAGAAGATGAACTTTTCCAACTACGTGGTAAACGAAACAAATTGGATGAGCAAATCGAAATAGAACAGCAACAACTATTACAAATCACAGAAGCATTAAAACAAACCGAAGGACAAAAAAATGTTTTAGTCGAACGGTCAAAACATACAATGCAAACGACGAGTGAATACCAACAATCGTTAGCAGAGAATGCTGAAAAAATTACTCGTTATCGTGAAGAAGTTCAAGACTTACAAGCGAAAGTAACAGAGAAAAAAGCGCAACGTGAATCACTCGTTGAAGCAATCAAAGCATCAGAATTAGAAGTTGAAAAATACAGCAAGTCTTCAAAAGAATTATTGGAAGAATTAAGAAGCCAATATGTTGAAGTCATGCAGGAACAAGCAAATACGACAAACGATCTTAAATATTTAGAACGTCAATACCAACAAGAAACAGCTAAAAATCAACAATCGATACAAAAGCATGAAGCCTTAGAAGAACAAATGGCAGATGCCTTAACTGAGAAGGAACAACTAGAAACAAGCTTAGCTACCTCTGAACAATCATTAATGGACCAAAGAGAACAGTATACGCAACTGAAACAACAATTGGATCAACAACAAGGACAGTTAGCGGTAAAGCAAAAACAAATGTACCAAGCCATGAACCAAGTACAGCAAGCGAAAGCTCGCCAAAAAAGTCTGCAAGAAATCCAAGAGAATTATTCAGGGTTTTATCAAGGGGTTCGAGCAGTCTTAAAACATAAAGAGCAATTAACTGGAATTGTTGGAGCAGTGGCTGAACTGATCGATGTACCAAAAGAGTATACTTTGGCGATCGAAACAGCTTTAGGCGGCGCAGCCCAACATGTCGTTGTAGAAACTGAAAAAGATGGTCGAGCTGGAATCACGTTCTTAAAACAACAACACAGCGGCCGAGCAACATTCTTACCTTTGACCACAATTAAACCGAGAAATGTTTCTAGTGCCGTCCGTGACCGTGTTCGTACTATTTCAGGATTTCTAGGTGTTGCTAGTGAATTAGTCCACTTTTCAGATGACGTTAGCAATGTAATCCAAAATCTTTTAGGTGTGACGTTACTAGCAGAGTCCTTGGAAAGCGCCAATCAATTAGCAAAAGCAGTTAACTACCAATATCGTGTTGTTTCATTAGATGGCGATGTCATGAACTCCGGTGGTTCGATGACAGGTGGTGCTAATAAACGAGGTAATCAAGGTAGCTTATTCTCTCAAACCCAAGAACTACAAACGTTGACTGAACAAATGGAGCGTGTCGAAAAACAATTAACGCTCAACGAAAAAGAAGTCCAAAAACTAACAGACGAAGTCAAAGAACTAAATGAAAAACTGGAACAATTACGTTCGACTGGTGAGACAAGCCGTTTAAAACAACAAGAATTACAAAACAAACTAGCGAATCAAGAAGAAAACATCACTCGTTTGACAAAAGAACAACGTCTGTTTGAATTTGAAGCTCGTGAATTACATCAATTCTTAACGGAATATCAAACCAGAAAAGAAGAGCTAACCCAAAAACAGCAAGAACTGAACGAAACAAAAGACCGTTTGGATCGTGAAATGAAGCAAGTGGATCAAGAAGCCAGTCAAATGGAAACCTTGCGAGCAGAGGCTTTTGAACGCTTCAATCAAGTACAAGCAGATCAAGCTGTTGCAGTTGAACAATTGGCTCATTTAACCGAGCAAGCAGCAGAAAAACAAAGCCAACTAGATGAATTCTTAGCAAGAGAAACTGCGTTGCGTCAGCAATTACAACAATTGAATGACAACTCAACGGATCATCAAGTGACAGAAGAAAGTTTGGCTGTTCAATTAGAACAACTAGCAGAGAAAAAAGCACAACTGCAAACAAGCATTCAAGAAGCCAAAAACGCTCGTCAGCAATTACAAGAGCAAGTGGATCAAATCGATACTGGTTTAGCGGAAGAAAATAAACAGCAACAACATTTATTAACAGAACAAACGAAAATCGAAGTTGAAAAAAATCGGGCAGAAATCAAATTGGACAATTCCTTACAATACTTACAAGAAGAATACAGTTTGACCTTTGAACGTGCCAATGAAGATTATGAACTAACAATCGACAAAGAGCAGGCGAAAATCGAAGTTAAACGCTTAAAACGAGATATCGAGCGCCTAGGTCCAGTCAATCTCAATGCGATTGAACAATACGAACAAGTCAATGAACGACATGAGTTTTTAGTCTCTCAACGTGATGATCTATTAGATGCTAAGGAACAATTGTTTGAGACAATGGGAGAAATGGATGAAGAAGTTAAGACTCGTTTTAGTGAAGTCTTCGAAGCGATTCGAGCTCAATTTAAAGTCGTATTTCCTAACATGTTCGGTGGTGGTCGAGCTGAGTTGATTTTAACCAACCCAGAGGATCTATTGAATACTGGGGTAGAAATCGAAGCACAACCTCCAGGTAAAAAACTACAGAACTTAAGCTTACTTTCTGGTGGTGAACGAGCATTGACGGCAATTGCGTTATTGTTCTCGATCATTCGAGTTAGACCTGTTCCGTTTTGTGTTTTGGACGAGGTTGAGGCAGCATTAGATGATGCCAACGTCTCTCGTTTTGGTCATTATTTAAGTGAGTTTGAAGATGATACGCAATTTATTGTGGTAACACACCGTAAAGGAACGATGGAAGCAGCAGACGTCTTGTATGGTGTCACGATGCAAGAATCGGGTGTATCGAAAATCGTATCTGTTCGTTTAGAAGAAGTAAAAGAGGGCGGTGCGATCGTCGCTGAAAGCTAA